Proteins from a single region of Campylobacter lari:
- a CDS encoding DNA cytosine methyltransferase, which produces MEKQNEKYTCIDLFAGAGGLSLGFKQTNRFDILAHIEWEKPMVETLRNDLVRRFNFTLKEAKKIVIRFDIQKVDELINGSWSEESLKNYINDNDENIAKYGLNGLLNGKNIDIIIGGPPCQAYSIAGRAQDKNSMKNDYRNYLFESFAKIVDYYKPKCFVFENVPGMLSAKPGNKFITHRIYSAFAKIGYDIKNPNQMKDIIYNSNDYDVPQIRNRVIIFGVKKNNEKKQKLTDFYTILDNLKSKNPPLTLKDVLKNLPKFKPLKTPIKIDGKNISHELVGNFNLTQNFPRFNNQRDLKAMKFWIENSMNNATIKEKLDFYTKITGKISKHNKYRNLEWDKPSPTLVSHLQKDGFMFIHPSPKQNRSITIREAAILQTFPNDFEFIGSQGSCFKMIGNAVPVNFAKHIALAVAKVLDEKN; this is translated from the coding sequence GTGGAAAAGCAAAATGAAAAATATACTTGTATCGACTTATTTGCTGGTGCTGGTGGATTATCATTAGGTTTTAAACAAACAAATAGATTTGATATATTAGCCCACATTGAATGGGAAAAGCCTATGGTTGAAACTCTTAGAAATGATTTAGTAAGGCGTTTTAATTTTACTTTAAAAGAAGCTAAAAAAATAGTTATTAGATTTGACATTCAAAAGGTTGATGAATTAATAAATGGCTCATGGAGTGAAGAATCGTTAAAAAATTATATTAATGACAATGATGAAAATATTGCAAAATATGGATTAAATGGTTTATTAAATGGTAAAAACATTGATATAATCATTGGAGGTCCACCTTGTCAAGCTTATTCTATTGCAGGTCGAGCTCAAGATAAAAATTCTATGAAAAATGATTATAGAAATTATCTTTTTGAGAGTTTTGCAAAAATTGTAGATTATTATAAGCCAAAGTGCTTTGTTTTTGAAAATGTACCTGGTATGTTAAGTGCTAAACCTGGTAATAAATTTATAACACATAGAATTTATAGTGCTTTTGCTAAAATTGGCTATGATATAAAAAACCCAAATCAAATGAAAGATATAATTTACAATAGTAATGATTATGATGTACCACAAATTAGAAATCGTGTAATAATTTTTGGTGTTAAAAAAAATAATGAAAAAAAACAAAAACTGACAGATTTCTACACAATACTTGATAATCTAAAATCAAAAAATCCACCACTTACGCTAAAAGATGTGTTAAAAAATCTTCCTAAATTTAAACCATTAAAAACACCAATTAAAATAGATGGTAAAAATATATCTCATGAATTAGTTGGTAATTTTAATTTAACTCAAAATTTTCCTCGATTTAATAATCAACGTGATTTAAAAGCTATGAAATTTTGGATAGAAAATAGTATGAATAATGCTACTATAAAAGAAAAACTTGATTTTTATACTAAAATTACAGGGAAAATCTCAAAACATAATAAATATCGAAATTTAGAATGGGATAAACCAAGTCCTACACTTGTATCACATTTACAAAAAGATGGTTTTATGTTTATTCATCCTAGTCCAAAACAAAATCGTTCTATTACGATAAGAGAAGCTGCTATTTTACAAACTTTTCCAAATGATTTTGAGTTTATAGGTTCACAAGGATCTTGTTTTAAAATGATAGGTAATGCAGTCCCTGTGAATTTTGCAAAACATATAGCACTAGCAGTGGCAAAGGTTTTAGATGAGAAAAATTAA
- a CDS encoding DUF305 domain-containing protein, with amino-acid sequence MKIKTIVSSLVLASTLFAANSHHAHHGASGSISSQIMMSMHEPMMKNPLVQSNDIERDFLANMIPHHQGAIDSSKLLLEHTKSEEMKKIAQNIIKAQEKEIQEFQEILDKNLYTKTQIDEETYKKFVQEEKELMQKMMILMSSVKESKNINKDFLEAMIAHHQGAVDASKQILFYSKDKTITDIAKKIILDQEKEIQEFTNLLKYM; translated from the coding sequence ATGAAAATTAAAACTATAGTTTCAAGTTTAGTTTTAGCAAGTACTTTATTTGCTGCAAATTCTCATCATGCTCATCATGGAGCTTCTGGAAGTATTTCATCACAAATCATGATGAGTATGCATGAACCTATGATGAAAAATCCTTTAGTACAAAGCAATGACATAGAAAGAGATTTTTTAGCTAATATGATTCCACATCACCAAGGTGCTATTGACTCATCTAAGCTTTTATTAGAACATACAAAAAGTGAAGAGATGAAAAAAATCGCTCAAAATATCATAAAAGCTCAAGAAAAAGAAATTCAAGAATTTCAAGAAATTCTAGATAAAAATCTTTATACAAAAACTCAAATTGATGAAGAAACTTATAAAAAATTTGTCCAAGAAGAAAAAGAGTTAATGCAAAAAATGATGATTTTAATGAGTTCGGTTAAAGAAAGCAAAAACATCAATAAAGACTTTTTAGAAGCGATGATAGCACATCATCAAGGTGCAGTAGATGCTTCAAAACAAATTTTATTTTACTCTAAAGACAAAACTATCACTGATATTGCTAAAAAAATCATCTTAGATCAAGAAAAAGAAATTCAAGAATTTACAAATTTGTTAAAGTATATGTAA
- the ruvC gene encoding crossover junction endodeoxyribonuclease RuvC, whose product MKVLGIDPGSRYCGYAIVEKINNKNQLIEAGLIKIKPNDLQYQITELCEGLDLIFKNHQFDEVAIEDIFFAYNPKTVLKLAQFRGALSLKILQIHGEFAEYTPLQVKKTVTGKAKATKEQVAFMVKRLLGISKDIKPLDITDAIAVALTHLANLRVKK is encoded by the coding sequence TTGAAAGTTTTAGGGATAGATCCTGGTTCTAGATATTGTGGATATGCTATTGTAGAAAAAATAAATAATAAAAATCAACTCATAGAAGCAGGACTTATCAAAATCAAACCCAATGATTTACAGTATCAAATCACAGAATTATGTGAAGGACTTGATCTAATCTTTAAAAATCATCAGTTTGATGAGGTAGCTATAGAAGATATATTTTTTGCTTATAATCCAAAAACGGTTCTAAAACTAGCACAATTTCGTGGAGCTTTGAGTTTAAAAATCTTACAAATTCATGGAGAATTTGCAGAATACACACCTTTACAAGTGAAAAAAACCGTAACAGGTAAAGCAAAAGCTACTAAAGAGCAAGTAGCTTTTATGGTAAAAAGATTACTTGGAATTTCAAAAGACATCAAGCCACTTGATATTACCGATGCTATCGCAGTAGCTTTGACGCATTTAGCAAATTTGAGAGTAAAAAAGTGA
- the dnaA gene encoding chromosomal replication initiator protein DnaA, whose translation MNIKDFLLEFKTEISNNEYNTYISHLQFSEKLSKNNILVFIAPNHFLAKFIQTKYAQKLAYFYEVKTGINPQVKIITNDQKIEKKHFSTDISQIKFQSTILNPSFTFESFVVGDSNQFAYATCKAITDKSKLGKLYNPIFIYGPTGLGKTHLLQAVGNVCLDNGYKVIYATSDNFINDFTMHLNNKTMSKFHEKYKNCDVLLIDDVQFLGKTDKIQEEFFFTFNEIKEKFGQIIMTSDNPPNMLKGITERLKSRFANGIIADITPPQLDTKIAIIKKKCEFNAIYLKPEVISYIATSMGDNIREIEGMITNLNAQARLFNQEITLEIVKSFMKDHIKETKENISVEDILADVSKSYNLKSNDIKSNKKTQNIVMARRVVIYLARELTTMSMPQLARFFNMKDHTAISHNIKKIQELMSENENLKAIVEELRNKILTKIKSTL comes from the coding sequence ATGAATATAAAAGATTTTTTACTTGAATTTAAAACTGAAATTAGCAATAACGAATACAATACTTATATTTCTCACTTACAATTTAGTGAAAAATTAAGTAAAAATAATATCTTAGTATTTATCGCACCAAATCATTTTTTGGCTAAATTTATACAAACAAAATACGCACAAAAACTAGCTTATTTTTATGAAGTAAAAACAGGGATTAACCCTCAAGTTAAAATCATTACAAATGATCAAAAGATAGAGAAAAAACATTTTTCTACAGATATTTCACAGATTAAATTTCAAAGTACTATTTTAAATCCTTCTTTTACTTTTGAAAGCTTTGTTGTAGGAGATTCTAATCAATTTGCCTATGCAACTTGCAAAGCTATTACCGATAAAAGCAAACTTGGAAAATTATACAACCCCATCTTTATCTATGGCCCTACAGGACTTGGAAAAACTCACTTGCTTCAAGCTGTCGGAAATGTGTGCTTAGATAATGGATATAAGGTTATTTATGCTACAAGTGATAATTTTATCAATGATTTTACCATGCATTTAAATAACAAAACTATGAGTAAATTTCATGAAAAATACAAAAATTGTGATGTCTTACTCATCGATGATGTGCAGTTTTTAGGTAAAACAGATAAAATTCAAGAAGAATTTTTCTTTACTTTTAATGAAATAAAAGAAAAATTTGGACAAATCATCATGACAAGTGATAATCCTCCAAATATGTTAAAAGGCATAACAGAACGCTTAAAAAGCCGTTTTGCAAATGGGATCATCGCAGATATCACTCCACCTCAGCTTGATACAAAAATCGCAATTATCAAGAAAAAATGTGAATTTAATGCTATTTATCTCAAACCTGAAGTCATAAGCTACATCGCTACTTCAATGGGAGATAACATCCGAGAAATTGAAGGTATGATTACAAATCTAAATGCCCAAGCAAGACTTTTTAATCAAGAAATCACTTTAGAAATCGTTAAAAGCTTTATGAAAGATCACATTAAAGAAACAAAAGAAAATATTAGTGTTGAAGACATACTTGCTGATGTTTCAAAAAGCTATAATCTTAAATCAAATGATATAAAATCAAATAAAAAAACACAAAATATCGTTATGGCAAGAAGGGTTGTGATATATTTAGCAAGAGAGCTTACAACTATGTCTATGCCTCAACTTGCTAGATTTTTTAATATGAAAGATCACACTGCCATTTCACATAATATTAAAAAAATTCAAGAGTTAATGAGCGAAAATGAAAACCTAAAAGCCATAGTAGAAGAATTAAGAAATAAAATTTTAACAAAAATAAAAAGCACCCTGTGA
- the dnaN gene encoding DNA polymerase III subunit beta — translation MKISINKNTLESAIVLTNSYVDKKDSSNIASHLLFEVVEDKLIIRASDYEIGINYKIKKIKVESAGFATANAKSILDIIKSLNNEDVVLETIENFLFIRQKGTKYKLPMFNYEDFPNFPSTEGKDKFDIDSSDLSRSLKKILPAVDTNNPKYSLNGALLDIKTTHISFVGTDTKRLAVFTLNKTNEKEFNLCIPKKAILEMQKIFFEKIEIYYDENILIAKNDNFEFFTKLINDKFPDYERVIPKNITKEFIFKTEEFMDALKKINVITEKMKLNFHKDKLVFEGISLDNMEAKTELEMELNIDEEFNLCIKNKFITDFLNSIESETFKLSINEPHMAFLVSSEELQTVIMPVIL, via the coding sequence ATGAAAATTAGCATTAATAAAAACACTTTAGAATCTGCCATAGTTTTAACTAACTCTTATGTAGATAAAAAAGACTCAAGCAACATCGCTTCTCACTTACTTTTTGAAGTAGTTGAAGATAAATTAATCATAAGGGCAAGTGATTATGAAATAGGTATTAACTATAAAATCAAAAAAATTAAAGTTGAAAGTGCAGGTTTTGCAACTGCTAATGCTAAAAGTATTTTAGATATCATTAAAAGTTTAAATAATGAAGATGTGGTCTTAGAAACTATAGAAAATTTCCTTTTTATTAGACAAAAAGGAACTAAATATAAACTTCCTATGTTTAATTATGAAGATTTTCCAAATTTCCCAAGCACTGAAGGAAAAGATAAATTTGATATTGATTCAAGTGATTTAAGTAGATCTTTGAAAAAAATCCTACCTGCAGTTGATACAAATAATCCAAAGTATTCTTTAAATGGTGCTTTACTTGATATAAAAACAACCCACATTAGCTTTGTAGGAACAGATACTAAACGCTTAGCGGTTTTTACACTAAATAAAACAAACGAAAAAGAATTTAATCTTTGTATCCCTAAAAAAGCTATTTTAGAAATGCAAAAAATCTTTTTTGAAAAAATTGAAATTTATTATGATGAAAATATATTGATTGCAAAAAATGACAATTTTGAGTTTTTCACAAAACTTATTAATGATAAATTCCCTGATTATGAAAGAGTAATTCCAAAAAATATTACAAAAGAATTTATTTTTAAAACAGAAGAATTTATGGATGCATTGAAAAAAATCAATGTAATTACTGAAAAAATGAAATTAAATTTCCATAAAGATAAACTTGTATTTGAAGGTATTAGTTTAGATAATATGGAAGCAAAAACTGAACTTGAAATGGAACTTAATATAGATGAAGAATTTAATCTTTGCATTAAAAATAAATTCATCACTGACTTTTTAAATTCTATTGAAAGTGAAACATTCAAACTTAGCATAAATGAACCTCATATGGCATTCTTAGTTTCAAGTGAAGAATTACAAACTGTAATTATGCCAGTTATTTTATAA
- the gyrB gene encoding DNA topoisomerase (ATP-hydrolyzing) subunit B has product MQENQNYGAGNIKVLKGLEAVRKRPGMYIGDTNIGGLHHMIYEVVDNSIDEAMAGFCDTINVEITTEGSCIVSDNGRGIPVGIHPTENIPTLTVVLTVLHAGGKFDKDTYKVSGGLHGVGVSVVNALSKKLVATVHRDGEIYRQEFSEGKVTSNFETIGKSKKTGTIIEFWPDDQIFEVTDFDYEILAKRFRELAYLNPKITINFKDNRVGKAESFHFEGGISQFVTDLNKKQALTKAIFFNVDEEDVNVEVALLYNDSYSENLLSFVNNIKTPDGGTHEAGFRMGLTRVISNYIEANASAREKDSKITGDDVREGLIAVVSVKVPEPQFEGQTKGKLGSSYVRPIVSKASFEYLTKYFEENPIEAKAIMNKALMAARGREAAKKARELTRKKESSSVGTLPGKLADCQSKDPSESEIYLVEGDSAGGSAKQGRERTFQAILPLRGKILNVEKARLDKILKSEQIQNMITAFGCGIGDEFDIEKLRYHKIIIMTDADVDGSHIQTLLLTFFFRFMNDLVANGHIYLAQPPLYRYKKGQKKEIYLKDEKALNDYLIETGIESSTYEGIGLNDLKDFLKIVAAYRSVLKELEKRFNVISVIRYLIENPDLIKASNEELFKVIKEFLEKQNHNILNSYINENEIRVYVQTENGLEELIINDDLFANPLYEEANYIYQKIKDRDLKFDKDILEILDEVEKNAKKGAYIQRYKGLGEMNPEQLWETTMDPSNRRLLKITIEDAQRANDTFNLFMGDDVEPRREYIQAHAKDVKHLDV; this is encoded by the coding sequence ATGCAAGAAAATCAAAATTATGGCGCAGGAAATATTAAAGTTTTAAAAGGCTTAGAAGCTGTTAGAAAACGCCCTGGTATGTACATAGGTGATACCAACATAGGCGGTCTTCATCATATGATTTATGAAGTAGTGGATAATTCTATTGATGAAGCTATGGCAGGTTTTTGTGATACGATTAATGTAGAAATTACTACAGAAGGCTCTTGTATAGTAAGTGATAATGGTAGAGGAATTCCTGTGGGAATTCACCCTACTGAAAATATCCCTACTTTAACTGTAGTTTTAACCGTGCTTCATGCAGGTGGAAAATTTGATAAAGATACTTATAAAGTTTCAGGTGGTTTACACGGGGTTGGTGTAAGCGTTGTAAATGCTTTATCAAAAAAATTAGTTGCTACAGTGCATAGAGATGGAGAAATTTATCGCCAAGAATTTTCAGAAGGTAAAGTTACAAGTAATTTTGAAACCATAGGTAAAAGTAAAAAAACAGGAACAATCATAGAATTTTGGCCAGATGATCAAATTTTTGAAGTGACTGATTTTGATTATGAAATTTTAGCTAAAAGATTTCGTGAACTTGCATATTTAAATCCAAAAATTACTATAAATTTTAAAGATAACCGCGTAGGAAAAGCAGAAAGTTTTCATTTTGAAGGTGGTATAAGTCAGTTTGTTACAGATTTAAATAAAAAACAAGCTCTAACTAAGGCTATATTTTTTAATGTAGATGAAGAAGATGTAAATGTTGAAGTAGCATTGCTTTATAATGATAGTTATAGTGAAAATTTACTTTCTTTTGTAAATAATATCAAAACTCCAGATGGTGGAACGCACGAAGCAGGTTTTAGAATGGGCTTAACTCGTGTTATTAGCAATTACATTGAAGCAAATGCTAGTGCTAGAGAGAAAGACTCTAAAATCACAGGTGATGATGTAAGAGAAGGTTTAATAGCAGTTGTAAGTGTTAAAGTACCTGAGCCACAATTTGAAGGACAAACTAAAGGAAAATTAGGTTCAAGCTATGTTAGACCTATAGTTTCTAAGGCTTCTTTTGAATATTTGACAAAATATTTTGAAGAAAATCCTATCGAAGCAAAAGCTATCATGAATAAAGCTTTAATGGCAGCTCGTGGTAGAGAAGCAGCTAAAAAAGCTAGAGAATTAACCCGTAAAAAAGAAAGTTCAAGTGTAGGGACTTTACCAGGAAAATTAGCTGATTGTCAAAGTAAAGATCCAAGTGAAAGCGAAATTTATTTAGTTGAGGGTGATAGTGCAGGAGGTTCTGCAAAACAAGGTAGAGAAAGAACTTTCCAAGCGATTTTACCTTTAAGAGGTAAAATACTCAATGTTGAAAAAGCAAGACTAGATAAAATTTTAAAAAGTGAACAAATTCAAAATATGATCACAGCTTTTGGTTGTGGGATCGGTGATGAGTTTGATATAGAAAAACTAAGATATCATAAAATCATCATTATGACAGATGCTGATGTAGATGGTTCTCACATACAAACTTTGCTTTTGACATTTTTCTTCCGTTTTATGAATGATCTTGTAGCAAATGGACATATTTATTTAGCTCAACCACCTTTATATCGTTATAAAAAAGGTCAGAAAAAAGAAATTTATCTAAAAGATGAAAAAGCTTTAAATGATTATTTGATCGAAACAGGTATAGAAAGTTCTACTTATGAGGGCATAGGATTAAATGATTTAAAAGATTTTCTAAAAATCGTTGCAGCTTATAGAAGTGTTTTAAAAGAATTAGAAAAAAGATTTAATGTAATTTCAGTGATTAGGTATTTGATAGAAAATCCTGATTTGATAAAAGCTTCTAATGAAGAATTATTTAAAGTCATAAAAGAATTTTTAGAAAAACAAAATCACAATATCTTAAATTCATATATCAATGAAAATGAAATTCGTGTTTATGTGCAAACTGAAAATGGTTTAGAAGAGCTTATCATCAATGATGATTTGTTTGCTAATCCTTTATATGAAGAGGCAAATTATATTTATCAAAAAATTAAAGATAGAGATTTAAAATTTGATAAAGATATTTTAGAAATTTTAGATGAAGTTGAAAAAAATGCTAAAAAAGGTGCTTATATACAACGCTATAAAGGTCTTGGTGAGATGAATCCTGAACAACTTTGGGAAACAACTATGGATCCAAGTAATCGTCGTTTGTTAAAGATCACCATAGAAGATGCTCAAAGAGCAAATGATACTTTCAACCTTTTCATGGGTGATGATGTAGAACCACGCCGTGAGTATATACAAGCTCATGCTAAAGATGTTAAACATTTGGATGTTTAA
- the ureB gene encoding urease subunit beta encodes MHFTQQQLQRLMLHYAGKIAKDRKEQKIKLNYNEALAYICYELMELARKNLSVSELMSIGKTLLTSEDVIDGVASMLEEIQIELPFEDGTKLVTIHEPIANDDKIKAGEIFLSSEFIVLNENKTSIEIKVSNKGDRPIQVGSHFHFFEVNRFLSFDREKAYGKRLNIASGTSVRFEPGEEKTVSLIEFGGLKKVLGFNNLCDDFINDENKTKALSKAKEKGFL; translated from the coding sequence ATGCATTTTACTCAGCAGCAATTGCAACGATTAATGCTTCATTATGCAGGGAAAATCGCTAAAGATAGAAAAGAGCAAAAAATAAAATTAAATTATAATGAAGCTTTAGCTTATATATGTTATGAATTAATGGAACTTGCAAGAAAAAATTTAAGTGTGAGTGAATTGATGAGCATAGGGAAAACTTTACTTACAAGTGAAGATGTGATTGATGGTGTTGCAAGTATGCTTGAAGAAATTCAAATAGAACTTCCTTTTGAAGATGGCACAAAATTAGTTACTATACATGAGCCTATAGCAAATGATGATAAAATAAAAGCTGGAGAGATATTTTTATCATCAGAATTTATTGTGCTTAATGAAAATAAAACTTCTATAGAAATTAAAGTAAGCAATAAAGGTGATCGTCCTATACAAGTTGGTTCGCATTTTCATTTCTTTGAAGTTAATCGCTTTTTGTCTTTTGACAGAGAAAAAGCTTATGGTAAAAGGTTAAATATCGCTTCAGGAACAAGTGTGAGATTTGAACCAGGTGAAGAAAAAACAGTAAGTTTAATAGAATTTGGTGGTTTAAAAAAGGTTTTAGGTTTTAATAATCTTTGTGATGATTTTATCAATGATGAAAATAAAACTAAAGCTTTATCAAAAGCAAAAGAGAAAGGATTTCTTTGA
- the ureC gene encoding urease subunit alpha: MIKISKKDYVNMYGPTTNDRVRLADTDLILRVEKDYTLYGEEVKFGGGKNIRDGMAQSVSEGEFPDLVLTNALIVDYTGIYKADIGIKNGYIVGIGKAGNPDIQDGVDPSLVIGTSTDIIGAEGLIVTAGGIDTHIHFISPTQIECALYSGVTTMIGGGIGPSEGTNATTCTSGAYHIHSMLKATQNYPMNFGFLGKGNSSNKNALKEQIIAGACGLKIHEDWGATSSVIDASLNIADEMDIQVAIHTDTLNEAGFVEDTIKAINGRVIHTFHTEGAGGGHAPDIIKMAGFENVLPASTNPTMPFTKNTIDEHLDMLMVCHHLDNKIKEDVEFADSRIRPETIAAEDKLHDMGVFSIMSSDSQAMGRVGEVILRTWQSADKCKKEFGALKEDNDLDDNFRIKRYIAKYTINPAIAHGIDSYVGSIEVGKFADLVLWQPKFFGVKPKLILKGGLIVGAKIGDANASIPTPEPIIYEKMFGANLNENALHFVSKASLEANMPEKLSLKRKCVAVKNCRNITKKDLKFNDKVQDIEVNPQTYEVKINGELISSKSVDSLALARKYFMI, translated from the coding sequence TTGATTAAGATTAGCAAAAAAGACTATGTGAATATGTATGGTCCAACAACTAATGATAGAGTAAGATTAGCAGATACAGATTTGATTTTAAGAGTAGAAAAAGATTATACTTTATATGGCGAAGAAGTTAAATTTGGTGGTGGTAAAAATATTAGAGATGGTATGGCTCAAAGTGTAAGTGAGGGAGAATTTCCGGATTTAGTTTTAACTAATGCTTTGATTGTTGATTATACCGGTATTTATAAAGCAGATATTGGGATAAAAAATGGCTATATAGTAGGTATAGGAAAAGCAGGCAATCCTGATATACAAGATGGAGTTGATCCTAGCTTAGTTATAGGCACAAGTACAGATATTATCGGTGCAGAAGGTTTAATAGTAACTGCAGGTGGTATTGATACTCATATACATTTTATCTCCCCAACTCAAATTGAATGTGCCTTATATAGTGGTGTTACTACTATGATAGGAGGTGGCATAGGACCAAGTGAGGGAACAAATGCTACAACTTGCACAAGTGGGGCTTATCATATACATTCTATGTTAAAAGCTACGCAAAATTACCCTATGAATTTTGGCTTTTTAGGTAAAGGAAATTCAAGTAATAAAAATGCTTTAAAAGAGCAAATCATAGCCGGTGCATGCGGCTTAAAAATTCATGAAGATTGGGGTGCTACTTCTAGTGTGATTGATGCTAGTTTAAATATAGCTGATGAAATGGATATACAAGTAGCTATCCATACAGATACTTTAAATGAAGCAGGTTTTGTAGAAGATACGATTAAAGCTATTAATGGTAGAGTTATCCATACTTTTCATACTGAAGGTGCAGGTGGTGGCCATGCTCCTGATATTATTAAAATGGCAGGTTTTGAAAATGTTTTACCTGCAAGTACTAATCCTACTATGCCTTTTACTAAAAATACCATTGATGAACATTTAGATATGCTTATGGTTTGTCATCATTTAGATAATAAAATCAAAGAAGATGTTGAATTTGCAGATAGTAGAATTCGTCCTGAAACTATAGCAGCAGAAGATAAACTTCATGATATGGGTGTTTTTAGCATTATGAGTAGTGATTCTCAAGCTATGGGACGCGTAGGTGAGGTGATTTTAAGAACATGGCAAAGTGCTGATAAATGTAAAAAAGAATTTGGTGCCTTGAAAGAAGATAATGATTTAGACGATAATTTCCGTATTAAACGCTATATAGCAAAATACACTATAAATCCTGCTATTGCACATGGGATTGATAGTTATGTTGGTTCTATTGAAGTAGGAAAATTTGCTGATTTAGTACTTTGGCAACCTAAATTTTTTGGAGTAAAACCAAAGCTTATTTTAAAAGGTGGCTTGATAGTAGGTGCAAAAATAGGCGATGCTAATGCTTCTATCCCAACACCTGAGCCTATTATCTATGAAAAAATGTTTGGTGCAAATTTAAATGAAAATGCTTTACATTTTGTTTCTAAAGCTTCTTTAGAAGCTAATATGCCTGAAAAATTAAGCTTAAAAAGAAAATGTGTTGCAGTAAAAAATTGTAGAAATATCACTAAAAAAGACTTAAAATTTAATGATAAAGTTCAAGATATAGAAGTAAATCCACAAACTTATGAAGTAAAAATAAATGGTGAGCTTATTAGCTCTAAGAGCGTTGATTCTTTAGCTTTAGCTAGAAAATATTTTATGATTTGA
- a CDS encoding urease accessory protein UreE, translated as MILLQNKITHYDLNKECDFLELSWFDTFKKILRTTTLKGLDVAIKMPDNKGLNHNDCLYDEDFLILVKIKPEKVLKIHIENEYNLALISYQVGNMHLNLFYKDHKLLTLEQNSIIRFLEKFNIKYEKCEEILEPKYMLDMPSFIQVDPNFKLIKE; from the coding sequence ATGATTTTACTTCAAAATAAAATAACGCATTATGATTTAAATAAAGAATGCGATTTTTTAGAGCTTAGTTGGTTTGATACTTTTAAAAAGATATTAAGAACAACAACTTTAAAAGGACTAGATGTCGCTATAAAAATGCCTGATAATAAAGGTTTAAATCATAATGATTGTTTATATGATGAGGATTTTTTGATTTTAGTGAAGATTAAACCTGAAAAGGTTTTAAAAATTCACATAGAAAATGAATACAACCTTGCTTTAATAAGTTATCAAGTGGGTAATATGCACTTAAATTTATTTTATAAAGATCATAAACTTCTTACTTTAGAACAAAACTCTATCATAAGGTTTTTAGAAAAATTTAATATAAAATACGAAAAATGTGAGGAAATTTTAGAGCCAAAATATATGCTTGATATGCCAAGTTTTATCCAAGTTGATCCAAATTTTAAACTTATTAAAGAATAA
- a CDS encoding urease accessory protein UreF — MNKLNFLLLQISDSSFPIGAFSHSFGLESYVNFAYIKNIEDAKKVLKTQLYSNILYFELLALKIAYENANDVKNLLVFQRKFLSSIVAKEQSQAYVFLAKRFVKNVSLYGLSNPLLNQYIKGNQTPIYPFVYALFCKDNELDFMYESFLFALMSNFVNILVKIVPLSQNEGQILLFQLQQDFQKVLSKLQNLTLKDWCENHNVLNDYLGIKHQNLAFKIYIS, encoded by the coding sequence ATGAATAAATTAAATTTTTTACTTTTACAAATTAGTGATTCTTCTTTTCCTATAGGAGCTTTTTCACATTCTTTTGGTTTAGAATCTTATGTGAATTTTGCTTATATAAAAAATATAGAAGATGCAAAAAAAGTTTTAAAAACTCAGCTTTATTCTAATATTTTATATTTTGAGCTTTTAGCTTTGAAAATAGCTTATGAAAATGCAAATGATGTAAAAAATTTACTAGTCTTTCAAAGAAAATTTTTATCAAGTATAGTTGCAAAAGAACAAAGTCAAGCTTATGTTTTTCTAGCTAAACGCTTTGTAAAAAATGTTAGTCTTTATGGATTATCAAATCCTTTATTAAATCAATACATTAAAGGAAATCAAACTCCTATTTATCCTTTTGTGTATGCTTTATTTTGTAAAGATAATGAGCTTGATTTTATGTATGAAAGTTTTTTATTTGCTTTAATGAGTAATTTTGTTAATATTCTTGTGAAAATCGTGCCTTTATCACAAAATGAAGGGCAGATTTTACTTTTTCAATTACAGCAAGATTTTCAAAAGGTTCTTTCTAAATTACAAAATTTAACTTTAAAAGATTGGTGTGAAAATCATAATGTCTTAAATGATTATTTGGGTATAAAACACCAAAATTTAGCATTTAAAATTTATATTTCTTAA